A stretch of Fundicoccus culcitae DNA encodes these proteins:
- the tnpC gene encoding IS66 family transposase → MSGYTDISRELTYSELLEKCQNIENKYTVLENEYDILKENYENLLEVTKEQEAANQALIDQNTQLQKDFNTLDAAHQEILRQLSQANRTLYGTSSEKLPLDQDDLFDMEPIKVVLKKKSKASSTSPRGKKTRGFKERAVTNVPIEVHEHTLDCNNATCPICEGGLQKFGKKLAFETLIYVPAKIIKEQHYRWSYKCHECDKHDVTTIVQAKAPKPIIEKSLVSASLLAAVIYQKYGLHLPYARQEKEWEKLGANFSRRTLANWPILACEKYLNVVYERLVSHLLDSPHIHADETPYQILRRSDGRSARSDSWIWIYATGYLDDYLITLYQSTLTRSYSHPEKFLEDYQGSLTCDGFGGYEGLNPSITLQHCWSHVRRYFYNLPDDVPIKSKAMKYIGKIFSYESTYSEEKLLPEERQKRRKKQSSKVVREFFSWLETLPFHSKATTKAINYTLTRRETLVSYISDGSLEITNNRAERLVRPVKLIKNNANFSVSEDGAKSLAVSMTIIQTAKLNGLDPEGYLTYLFEGLSQMDLETVDTQTIDEYLPWSDRTQQNCPKLIVRK, encoded by the coding sequence ATGAGCGGATATACTGATATATCAAGGGAATTAACTTATTCTGAACTTTTAGAAAAATGTCAAAATATTGAAAATAAGTATACTGTTTTAGAAAATGAATATGACATCCTTAAAGAAAATTATGAAAATCTTTTAGAAGTCACTAAAGAACAAGAGGCAGCCAATCAAGCCCTCATCGATCAAAATACACAACTACAAAAAGATTTTAACACCCTTGATGCCGCTCACCAGGAGATTCTTCGTCAACTGAGTCAAGCCAATCGGACTCTCTATGGAACTTCCAGTGAAAAACTTCCTCTAGATCAAGATGATTTGTTTGATATGGAGCCTATTAAGGTTGTCCTTAAGAAAAAATCCAAAGCTTCTTCAACATCCCCTCGAGGTAAAAAAACAAGGGGGTTTAAAGAGCGAGCAGTCACTAATGTACCCATTGAAGTGCATGAACATACCCTTGATTGTAATAATGCCACCTGCCCTATTTGTGAGGGGGGACTCCAAAAATTCGGGAAAAAATTAGCGTTTGAGACGCTTATTTATGTGCCTGCAAAAATAATTAAAGAACAACATTATCGCTGGTCATATAAATGTCATGAGTGTGACAAACACGATGTCACAACAATTGTTCAAGCTAAAGCACCAAAACCGATTATCGAAAAAAGTTTAGTAAGTGCCAGCCTACTAGCTGCCGTTATTTATCAAAAATACGGCCTACATTTACCCTATGCACGACAAGAAAAAGAATGGGAAAAACTTGGGGCTAATTTCTCACGCCGAACGTTAGCGAATTGGCCTATTTTGGCATGCGAGAAATATCTCAATGTCGTTTACGAGAGATTGGTTAGCCATCTTCTCGACTCACCGCACATCCATGCCGATGAGACCCCTTATCAAATTCTCCGCAGAAGTGATGGGCGATCCGCTCGATCAGATAGTTGGATTTGGATATACGCCACAGGTTATTTAGACGATTATCTGATTACGTTGTATCAATCCACCTTAACCCGGAGTTATAGTCACCCTGAAAAATTTTTAGAAGATTATCAGGGTTCTTTGACATGCGATGGTTTTGGTGGTTATGAAGGACTTAATCCATCCATTACACTTCAACATTGTTGGTCGCATGTACGTCGGTATTTTTATAATCTTCCTGATGACGTTCCAATCAAATCAAAAGCCATGAAATATATTGGAAAGATATTTTCTTATGAGTCAACCTATTCTGAGGAAAAACTATTACCTGAAGAACGTCAAAAACGACGAAAAAAACAAAGCAGTAAAGTTGTTCGAGAATTTTTCAGTTGGTTAGAAACCTTACCTTTTCACTCAAAAGCTACAACAAAAGCGATTAACTATACTTTAACTCGACGGGAAACGCTAGTAAGTTATATTAGTGATGGTTCATTAGAGATTACGAATAATCGGGCTGAACGGTTAGTGCGACCTGTCAAATTAATCAAGAATAATGCGAATTTTTCAGTCAGTGAAGATGGAGCTAAATCTTTAGCAGTCAGTATGACGATTATTCAAACGGCTAAGTTAAACGGTCTAGATCCAGAGGGTTACCTAACCTATCTCTTTGAAGGATTATCACAAATGGATTTAGAGACAGTAGATACTCAAACGATAGATGAATATTTACCTTGGTCAGATAGAACCCAACAAAATTGTCCAAAATTAATAGTGAGAAAGTAG
- a CDS encoding serine hydrolase yields MKNSKKVAMIVGIGIVIGIIFYFIVGSLLQPQLNQSISNLSSNSFRSLFASEDAKVVEEAIVHRDPPRLNLKSEHSILIEDLKTTGINIAVEQYDEETGLMEEVATETQTYVEPDIIGNLPWFYFSPYVEVTSPYSTAQQYRLVEDESLNGFKRVIYQGEELLFQNELPYTGWYNTPFDGWYYYSDGRMQANVRLSSTDVGELLAERDLLNFLVPAVRKEFFFVEDTMKYSGLMERTPTNYSILFKNPDSMVLTNPPGAIDSALLTTTENFVDMPMEVLEEVKTFNGDWLLVAIGYDEVGWIQKDETFTDYVYTYYSERELIDTIEAVLIEELDQIGARAGASFVNTETMSQVSAYDQPFFPASTQKIYVLGELYRQYSEGILDPYDTVVLYDYDKVPGAGIIQGYPDGSVFTIDELVNLIVVYSDNTAANLLIDTVGGGPAINPNIHALGLYNTYVDGKYYQDSSGFVTTPSDAARFFALLYNNQVNGEPWDELLIEKFGYNTHNFLTNYIPYSTVYWNKSGLGGTEQNDVASFVTDYGSYTLAVYTADPYNYDIIGEQLGMLSLRVHDVYNEIRSQLWVTVEDTETFEENSY; encoded by the coding sequence TTGAAAAATAGCAAAAAAGTTGCGATGATTGTTGGAATCGGCATTGTTATCGGAATTATTTTTTATTTCATCGTTGGAAGTCTGTTGCAACCGCAACTAAATCAATCGATTTCAAATTTATCATCCAATAGTTTTCGGTCCCTTTTCGCTTCGGAGGACGCCAAAGTTGTTGAGGAAGCGATCGTTCATCGTGATCCGCCTCGCCTTAATTTGAAAAGTGAGCACAGTATTTTGATTGAGGACCTTAAAACCACCGGAATAAATATCGCTGTGGAACAATATGATGAAGAAACCGGCTTAATGGAAGAAGTGGCGACGGAAACACAAACGTATGTCGAGCCGGATATTATTGGTAACCTGCCATGGTTTTATTTTAGCCCCTATGTGGAAGTGACGTCGCCTTATTCGACGGCGCAACAGTATCGTTTGGTTGAAGATGAGAGCCTCAATGGCTTTAAGCGCGTGATCTATCAAGGGGAGGAATTGCTTTTCCAAAATGAGTTACCTTACACGGGTTGGTACAACACGCCGTTTGACGGTTGGTACTATTATAGTGATGGGCGTATGCAAGCGAATGTGCGTTTATCGAGCACGGATGTGGGGGAATTGTTGGCGGAACGAGATTTGTTAAATTTCTTAGTCCCTGCTGTGCGGAAAGAATTTTTCTTTGTCGAGGATACGATGAAGTATAGTGGTTTGATGGAGCGGACGCCAACCAATTATAGTATTTTGTTTAAAAATCCTGATAGCATGGTTTTAACCAATCCGCCTGGAGCGATTGATTCGGCTTTATTGACCACCACGGAAAATTTTGTCGACATGCCGATGGAAGTTCTGGAAGAAGTGAAAACGTTTAATGGCGATTGGCTGTTGGTTGCGATTGGTTACGATGAAGTCGGTTGGATTCAAAAGGACGAGACGTTCACGGATTATGTCTACACCTATTACAGTGAACGCGAATTAATTGACACGATTGAAGCGGTGTTGATTGAGGAATTGGATCAAATCGGTGCGCGCGCCGGGGCTTCCTTTGTAAATACCGAAACCATGAGTCAAGTCAGTGCTTATGACCAACCTTTTTTCCCAGCCAGCACGCAAAAAATCTATGTGCTCGGCGAGCTCTATCGTCAATACTCGGAAGGAATTTTAGATCCTTACGATACCGTGGTTTTATATGACTATGATAAAGTTCCCGGCGCCGGGATTATCCAAGGTTATCCTGACGGCAGTGTCTTTACCATTGATGAGTTGGTCAATCTGATTGTTGTTTATAGTGACAACACGGCGGCTAACTTGTTAATCGATACGGTTGGAGGCGGTCCAGCCATTAACCCCAACATTCATGCTTTAGGTCTGTATAACACTTATGTCGATGGAAAATATTATCAGGACAGCAGTGGTTTTGTCACCACACCCAGTGACGCCGCCCGTTTCTTCGCCTTGTTGTACAACAACCAAGTCAACGGCGAGCCTTGGGATGAACTGTTGATTGAGAAATTTGGCTACAACACCCACAATTTCCTGACCAATTACATTCCCTACAGCACGGTTTATTGGAACAAATCCGGTCTGGGTGGCACCGAGCAAAACGACGTCGCCAGCTTTGTCACCGACTACGGCAGCTACACCTTAGCCGTTTACACCGCGGACCCCTACAATTACGACATCATCGGCGAGCAACTCGGCATGCTGTCGCTGCGCGTCCACGACGTCTACAACGAAATTCGCAGCCAGCTCTGGGTCACCGTCGAAGACACCGAAACCTTCGAAGAAAATTCCTACTAA
- a CDS encoding Lrp/AsnC family transcriptional regulator has product MGIKEQILQLLENDSRLTHKEIAMMLDLEESAVDDYVREMEEDRIICGYHTIVNWEKTNDSDVSAIVEVRVNPQRGQGFDRIAEKIYQFPEVQAIYLISGSYDFSIELKKAPMRDIANFVSSRLSIIEEVQSTSTNIILKKYKDHGTLFVQEEGEQRLAVSP; this is encoded by the coding sequence ATGGGGATAAAAGAGCAAATACTTCAATTATTAGAAAATGATAGTCGTTTGACGCATAAAGAAATTGCGATGATGCTGGATTTAGAGGAGTCTGCGGTTGATGATTATGTCCGTGAAATGGAAGAAGACCGAATCATATGTGGGTATCATACCATTGTGAATTGGGAAAAAACCAATGACTCGGATGTGTCGGCCATTGTCGAAGTGCGGGTTAATCCACAACGGGGACAGGGGTTTGATCGGATTGCAGAGAAAATCTATCAGTTTCCGGAAGTGCAGGCGATTTATTTGATTTCAGGGTCGTATGATTTTTCCATTGAATTAAAGAAAGCGCCGATGCGCGATATCGCTAACTTTGTATCGTCACGGTTATCGATTATTGAAGAAGTACAATCGACGTCGACCAATATTATATTGAAAAAATATAAGGACCATGGCACGCTTTTTGTGCAAGAAGAGGGCGAACAACGATTGGCGGTTAGCCCATGA
- the pepF gene encoding oligoendopeptidase F, translating to MSQALPLRSELPEELTWDLSLLFKSQADFEAALGQLKELVNAFAEKYRDIYFEKGSLLQALKDYEAIQELAYPVFGYANLGYEVDKLNETYEQNETTLMTVSEWMGQKLAFFLPALAKVDAEIFSEVVDDPEGVRYQYFLREVRRVEGQMLDEQVESVLSGLDGSIFNQSRLYGAMKFQDLAFDDFEVDGVTYANSFPAFEGDWESHLNPGVRHGAWKSFHDGLRKFENTAAANYINHVQTEKKIATLRGYESVFDYLLFDQQVTQEAYHRQIDVIMEKFAPVMQRYARLLQKEHKLEKISLADIKMPFSPEESAKISVADSRTMIEDAFQVMGEEYSAVVTRAFDERWIDYPMNKTKSTGGFCSTIYGGPSYILLNWTGLLSEVLVLAHELGHAGHFQLTHKNQSVLTPDVSTYFVEAPSTANEVIMCQYLLNQPIEAKQKQILIAEFISRTYYHNMVTHLLEADFQRKVYRAIDAGELLNAASLNRFFKETLEQFWGDAVEINEGAELTWMRQPHYFMGLYSYTYSAGLTIGTSIGQRIALKEDAAVSAWLDVLKAGGTKTPLELADMAGVSMHDEQTLLSAIGYVDQLLDQIEALG from the coding sequence ATGAGTCAAGCGTTACCGTTACGGAGTGAATTACCAGAAGAATTGACTTGGGACTTGAGTTTGCTGTTTAAATCACAAGCGGATTTTGAAGCAGCACTGGGTCAATTGAAAGAATTGGTGAATGCATTTGCAGAGAAATACAGAGATATTTATTTTGAAAAGGGTTCGCTTTTGCAGGCTTTAAAGGATTATGAAGCGATTCAGGAATTGGCGTATCCGGTGTTCGGCTATGCAAATTTGGGTTACGAAGTGGATAAGCTGAATGAAACTTACGAGCAAAATGAGACGACTTTGATGACGGTAAGCGAGTGGATGGGGCAAAAACTGGCGTTTTTCTTACCGGCACTGGCTAAGGTTGATGCAGAGATATTTAGTGAGGTGGTTGACGATCCGGAAGGGGTTCGCTATCAATATTTCTTGCGGGAAGTTCGGCGGGTCGAAGGGCAGATGCTGGATGAGCAAGTGGAGTCGGTGTTGAGCGGGCTGGATGGGTCGATTTTCAATCAGTCGCGGTTGTATGGGGCGATGAAGTTTCAGGATTTGGCCTTTGACGATTTTGAAGTGGATGGGGTGACCTATGCCAATTCGTTCCCGGCCTTTGAGGGGGATTGGGAGTCGCATTTGAACCCGGGCGTGCGGCATGGGGCGTGGAAGTCGTTCCATGATGGTTTGCGGAAATTTGAAAACACGGCGGCGGCTAATTACATTAATCATGTGCAAACAGAAAAGAAAATTGCGACTTTGCGTGGTTATGAGTCGGTCTTTGATTATTTGTTGTTTGACCAACAGGTGACGCAAGAGGCTTACCACCGTCAAATCGATGTGATTATGGAAAAATTTGCGCCGGTGATGCAACGTTATGCGCGTTTGTTACAAAAAGAACATAAACTTGAAAAAATATCACTGGCAGACATCAAGATGCCGTTTTCGCCTGAAGAGTCGGCGAAAATTTCGGTGGCTGATAGTCGGACGATGATTGAGGATGCCTTCCAAGTCATGGGCGAGGAGTATTCGGCGGTGGTGACGCGGGCGTTTGACGAGCGTTGGATCGATTATCCGATGAATAAAACGAAGTCAACGGGTGGTTTTTGTTCAACGATTTATGGCGGTCCGTCGTATATTTTGTTGAACTGGACAGGTTTGTTAAGTGAAGTGTTGGTGTTGGCGCATGAATTAGGTCATGCGGGGCATTTCCAATTAACGCATAAAAATCAATCCGTCTTGACGCCAGATGTAAGTACGTATTTTGTTGAGGCGCCATCGACGGCGAACGAAGTGATTATGTGCCAATATTTATTGAATCAACCGATTGAGGCTAAGCAAAAACAAATTTTGATTGCGGAATTTATTTCGCGGACGTATTACCACAATATGGTGACGCATTTGTTGGAAGCTGATTTCCAACGGAAGGTTTACCGCGCGATTGATGCGGGAGAATTGCTGAATGCCGCGAGTTTGAATCGTTTCTTTAAGGAAACCTTGGAGCAATTCTGGGGCGATGCGGTTGAAATTAATGAGGGAGCGGAGTTGACTTGGATGCGTCAACCGCATTATTTCATGGGCTTGTATTCCTATACCTATTCTGCCGGTTTGACGATTGGGACCTCCATCGGCCAACGCATCGCGCTCAAAGAGGATGCGGCGGTGTCTGCTTGGTTGGATGTTTTGAAAGCCGGTGGTACCAAAACACCTTTGGAGTTGGCCGACATGGCGGGCGTTTCCATGCACGATGAGCAAACCTTGTTGTCCGCCATCGGCTACGTGGACCAATTGCTCGACCAAATCGAAGCGTTGGGTTAA
- a CDS encoding pyridoxal phosphate-dependent aminotransferase gives MRNFINEKVQNLQESGIRRFFELANAYDDIISLGVGEPDFPTPWHVRDEGIYAIQQGKTYYTSNAGMLELRQAIADEIKKKTDIYYDPNTEVLVTSGGSEAIDVALRSTVSPGDEVIYCIPAYVTYLSCIQLADGVPVPIHLKEEDNFRLTPEALRAAITPKSKILVLNYPNNPTGAIMEREDLEAIADIIIEHDLLVITDEIYSELTYLDKPHASIISVPGMRERTIYMNGFSKAYAMTGWRLGYLCAPDYITSQMAKVHQASIMAASTISQFAGIEAIKNGQADIDHMRDAYNQRRRYLVLSLREMGLPCFEPQGAFYVFPNISQFGMTSEAFSMRLIEDQHLAVVPGTAFGVSGEGFVRISYAYSINQLRTAMGRLADFIEKLRLEAVEPNQTTKTLSNK, from the coding sequence ATGAGAAATTTTATTAACGAAAAAGTTCAGAATTTACAAGAATCTGGGATTCGGCGTTTTTTCGAGTTGGCTAATGCTTATGATGATATTATTTCGTTGGGGGTAGGCGAACCGGATTTTCCGACACCTTGGCATGTGCGTGATGAAGGGATTTATGCGATTCAGCAAGGGAAAACCTACTACACCTCGAATGCTGGTATGCTTGAACTTCGCCAAGCCATCGCGGATGAAATTAAGAAGAAAACGGATATTTATTATGATCCAAATACGGAAGTGTTAGTAACCAGTGGGGGGTCTGAGGCGATTGATGTGGCTTTGCGGTCGACGGTCAGCCCGGGGGATGAAGTGATTTATTGCATTCCGGCTTATGTGACCTATTTGTCTTGCATTCAGTTGGCCGACGGGGTGCCGGTGCCGATTCATTTAAAAGAGGAAGATAATTTTCGTTTGACGCCAGAAGCGCTACGGGCCGCCATTACGCCTAAGAGCAAAATTTTGGTGTTGAATTATCCGAACAATCCGACCGGGGCGATTATGGAACGCGAAGACCTTGAAGCCATTGCGGACATTATTATCGAGCACGACCTCTTGGTGATTACTGATGAAATTTATTCGGAATTGACTTATTTGGATAAACCGCACGCCAGCATTATTTCGGTGCCTGGCATGCGCGAGCGGACGATTTATATGAACGGCTTTTCGAAGGCTTATGCCATGACCGGTTGGCGCTTAGGTTATTTATGCGCGCCAGATTATATCACATCGCAAATGGCTAAAGTGCATCAAGCCTCAATTATGGCGGCGAGTACAATTAGTCAATTTGCTGGCATTGAGGCGATTAAAAATGGCCAAGCGGACATTGATCATATGCGCGACGCCTATAACCAACGCCGTCGCTATCTGGTTTTGAGCCTGCGCGAAATGGGCTTGCCTTGTTTTGAGCCGCAAGGTGCCTTTTACGTTTTTCCGAATATTTCGCAGTTTGGCATGACGTCTGAGGCATTTTCGATGCGTCTTATCGAAGACCAGCACCTGGCGGTCGTTCCTGGCACCGCATTTGGCGTTTCTGGCGAGGGCTTCGTCCGCATTTCGTACGCCTATTCGATTAACCAACTCAGAACCGCCATGGGTCGCCTGGCCGATTTTATCGAAAAACTCCGCCTGGAGGCCGTCGAGCCCAATCAAACCACTAAAACCCTTTCAAATAAATAA
- the tnpB gene encoding IS66 family insertion sequence element accessory protein TnpB (TnpB, as the term is used for proteins encoded by IS66 family insertion elements, is considered an accessory protein, since TnpC, encoded by a neighboring gene, is a DDE family transposase.) yields MIVDFKRASNIYLIQGTHHFKRHFDSLVAMVEYEYKMKLDEDSVFLVCGSDNSEFCAFYFDGEGIVSIVKRFDQGSLFWPRSSQGIIKITEQQLDLLLSGYPIEPKVKPSPRKA; encoded by the coding sequence ATGATAGTTGACTTCAAACGAGCTTCAAATATTTACCTCATTCAGGGAACACACCATTTTAAACGTCATTTTGATTCACTTGTTGCGATGGTTGAATATGAGTATAAAATGAAACTGGATGAAGATTCTGTCTTTTTAGTTTGTGGGTCAGATAATTCTGAATTTTGTGCTTTCTATTTTGATGGAGAAGGTATCGTATCTATTGTTAAAAGGTTTGACCAGGGTTCATTATTCTGGCCGCGTTCATCGCAAGGAATTATCAAAATTACCGAACAACAATTAGATCTTTTATTGTCTGGGTATCCGATTGAACCAAAAGTAAAACCTTCCCCAAGAAAGGCATAA
- a CDS encoding ArsR/SmtB family transcription factor, with protein MEIDIGTKELNDKVSVIRILSHPIRYSIALILYKHGVQNVGTIQKSLNLSQSTVSQHISKMREAGIVASRREGTKLYYSLVDPMAIKVIETLG; from the coding sequence ATGGAGATTGATATTGGAACCAAGGAGTTGAATGATAAGGTCAGTGTCATTCGCATTTTATCGCACCCCATTCGCTATTCAATTGCGCTTATCCTCTATAAACACGGAGTACAAAATGTTGGTACGATTCAAAAAAGTCTCAATTTATCCCAATCAACTGTTTCGCAGCATATCAGTAAAATGCGTGAGGCGGGCATTGTTGCCTCGCGTCGGGAAGGCACAAAACTCTATTATTCATTAGTAGACCCAATGGCGATTAAAGTGATTGAAACCCTTGGGTAA
- a CDS encoding 3D domain-containing protein, with protein MRKSLKIAVAAMTLSVATLNMPFASAANWTRRSDDEVAASVNNAIQSNDSLYIIQWGDTLSSISRATGLDVAELANVNQIANPDLILAGAVLFFDNTNHTVTYVDQTGAQDTYSVEEAVEVAWEEPVVEEVVTEEVVVEEVPVAEEVVTEDPAFVVEDTTEWVPETEVPVEEVVVEEPVAEESIVWEDPAVEEVPVEEEPTWEEPVVEEELPVVEEPAEEVDVPAEEVDVPVVEEPAEEIDVPAEEVEVPVVEEPVVEEPVVEEPVVEEPVVETPADDPTSYGRAITVEATAYSRNQPELSNFTANGTDLRVNGAVIAVDPSVIPLGSTVYVPGYGYLTAADTGGAIQGNRIDIHMENLSAAYAFGRQTITIYVVD; from the coding sequence ATGAGAAAAAGTTTGAAAATAGCCGTTGCTGCAATGACATTATCTGTAGCGACCTTGAATATGCCATTTGCTTCGGCAGCTAACTGGACCCGTCGTTCAGACGATGAAGTGGCAGCCTCAGTAAATAACGCCATTCAGTCAAATGATTCTTTATATATCATCCAATGGGGTGACACATTAAGTTCAATCAGCCGTGCGACAGGCTTGGATGTTGCTGAATTAGCAAACGTTAACCAAATTGCCAACCCTGACCTAATTTTAGCCGGTGCTGTGTTATTCTTTGATAACACCAACCATACCGTAACATATGTGGACCAAACAGGTGCACAAGACACTTATTCAGTGGAAGAAGCTGTTGAAGTGGCTTGGGAAGAGCCGGTGGTTGAGGAAGTTGTTACTGAAGAAGTTGTAGTAGAGGAAGTGCCTGTGGCCGAAGAAGTCGTGACTGAAGACCCTGCTTTCGTTGTAGAAGACACAACCGAATGGGTGCCTGAAACAGAAGTTCCTGTTGAGGAAGTAGTTGTAGAAGAGCCAGTTGCTGAAGAATCTATCGTTTGGGAAGATCCTGCAGTTGAAGAAGTTCCTGTTGAAGAAGAACCAACTTGGGAAGAACCAGTAGTTGAAGAAGAGCTTCCTGTTGTAGAAGAACCAGCCGAAGAAGTCGACGTTCCCGCTGAAGAAGTTGACGTTCCAGTTGTAGAAGAACCCGCTGAAGAAATCGACGTTCCCGCTGAAGAAGTAGAAGTTCCCGTTGTGGAAGAACCAGTTGTAGAAGAGCCAGTTGTAGAAGAGCCAGTTGTGGAAGAGCCAGTTGTGGAAACACCAGCTGACGATCCAACGTCATACGGCCGTGCTATCACCGTTGAAGCGACAGCATACTCGCGTAACCAACCAGAATTAAGCAACTTCACCGCTAACGGAACGGACCTACGCGTGAACGGCGCCGTTATCGCCGTTGACCCATCAGTAATCCCATTAGGTTCAACTGTTTACGTGCCTGGCTATGGCTACTTGACCGCAGCCGACACCGGTGGCGCCATCCAAGGCAACCGCATCGACATCCACATGGAAAACCTATCAGCTGCCTACGCTTTCGGCCGCCAAACAATCACCATCTACGTTGTCGATTAA
- a CDS encoding RluA family pseudouridine synthase: MIPIRSNQPNNPNQPTPNPTDKQHMTTYQVEQDAELLAFLLETFQPQQSRSAIKRMLTHKQVYIDGAPVTQHNHPLKKGQTIGIINQKRAKQKTVLRQTNIPVLYEDDAILVIDKPAGMLTIAADDPKADTAYKQLTEYVKVQDRNNRIYIVHRLDRDTSGVMVFAKTPEVKEALQTNWQQSVTDRQYTAVVIGQVAKPQDTITSWLSQNKAMQIYSTPYDNGGKHAVTHYKLIQQNKQYSLLEVDLETGRKNQIRVHMQSIGHPVVGDSKYGGKDNALKRLGLHATTLAFAHPVTQQPLSFTSKVPKAFLNLTK, translated from the coding sequence GTGATTCCCATCCGTTCCAACCAACCGAACAACCCCAACCAACCAACCCCAAACCCAACCGATAAACAACACATGACGACTTACCAAGTCGAGCAAGACGCAGAACTGCTCGCGTTTTTACTCGAAACCTTTCAACCCCAACAATCCCGCTCGGCGATCAAGCGCATGCTGACGCACAAACAGGTTTATATCGACGGCGCCCCCGTCACCCAGCACAACCATCCACTCAAAAAAGGGCAGACCATCGGTATCATCAACCAGAAGCGCGCCAAGCAAAAAACGGTCTTGCGCCAAACCAATATCCCGGTTCTTTACGAAGACGACGCCATCCTTGTCATTGACAAGCCCGCCGGCATGCTTACCATCGCCGCGGACGACCCTAAAGCGGACACGGCCTACAAACAACTGACGGAATATGTGAAAGTTCAAGACCGCAACAACCGCATTTATATCGTGCACCGCCTCGACCGCGACACATCCGGCGTCATGGTTTTCGCCAAAACACCGGAAGTCAAAGAAGCCCTACAAACCAACTGGCAACAAAGCGTAACGGACCGCCAATACACCGCTGTCGTCATCGGCCAAGTCGCCAAACCCCAGGACACCATCACGAGCTGGTTGTCCCAAAACAAAGCCATGCAAATTTACTCGACGCCATACGACAACGGCGGCAAACACGCCGTCACCCACTACAAATTGATCCAACAAAACAAGCAATACTCACTGCTGGAAGTCGACCTTGAGACCGGCCGCAAAAATCAAATCCGCGTCCACATGCAATCCATCGGCCACCCGGTCGTTGGCGACAGCAAGTACGGTGGCAAGGACAACGCCCTCAAACGCTTGGGCCTCCACGCCACAACCCTGGCCTTTGCCCATCCCGTCACCCAGCAGCCGCTCAGCTTTACGTCCAAAGTTCCAAAAGCCTTTTTAAACCTAACCAAATAA
- a CDS encoding SDR family oxidoreductase — protein sequence MSNEHLVDPRTMYYTGKFPKQEETSPQIEQIMNPKPDCGETSYTGHNRLEGRNAFITGGDSGIGRAVAIAFAREGANVAIQYLPGEEVDAEDVRQLIEAEGRQALIISADFRQEGAATKAFEQVLESFGSVDALVLNAAQQFARDSMQELTLQQVKDTFDVKVFSMFEIVKAAENHLEPGSTIVTTTSTQAFEPGPQLMDYAAANSAVSNLTVNLARYFADKGVRVNAVAPGPIWTALQLDDGQADSYATFGQDTLIGRAGQPAELAPLYVFLTSTDSSYITAEIIAITGGKSLTL from the coding sequence ATGTCAAATGAACATTTAGTGGATCCGAGAACCATGTACTACACAGGGAAATTTCCAAAACAAGAGGAAACAAGTCCGCAAATCGAACAAATAATGAACCCGAAACCGGATTGTGGCGAAACATCTTACACTGGCCATAACCGCCTCGAGGGGCGCAACGCCTTTATTACAGGTGGCGATTCAGGCATCGGCCGGGCGGTTGCCATTGCATTTGCCCGCGAAGGCGCCAATGTCGCCATTCAATATCTTCCAGGTGAGGAAGTCGACGCGGAAGACGTCAGACAACTTATCGAAGCCGAAGGACGTCAAGCCCTCATCATTTCGGCTGATTTTCGCCAAGAAGGAGCTGCGACGAAAGCCTTTGAACAAGTCCTTGAAAGCTTTGGATCCGTTGATGCCCTTGTCCTAAACGCAGCCCAACAATTTGCCCGTGACAGCATGCAAGAATTGACCTTGCAACAAGTCAAGGACACCTTTGATGTCAAAGTTTTCAGCATGTTCGAAATTGTCAAAGCCGCTGAAAACCATCTCGAGCCAGGCAGCACGATTGTAACCACCACCTCAACCCAAGCCTTTGAACCTGGCCCGCAGTTAATGGATTACGCCGCCGCCAACAGTGCAGTTTCTAACTTGACGGTCAACTTGGCCCGTTACTTCGCCGACAAAGGCGTCCGCGTGAATGCTGTGGCACCTGGCCCGATTTGGACCGCCCTCCAACTCGACGACGGCCAAGCCGATTCCTACGCCACTTTCGGCCAAGACACCCTCATCGGTCGCGCCGGCCAACCCGCCGAACTCGCCCCCCTTTACGTCTTCCTGACATCGACGGACTCCAGCTACATCACCGCCGAAATCATTGCTATTACCGGAGGAAAATCTTTAACCCTCTAA